CGCTGAAGAACGGGAAGACCGCGCCGGTCGAGATGACCAAGAACCCGACGACCCACCACTACAGCTTCTCGATCAAGGTCGCGGCGGTCGAGTCGTCGAAGCTCGAGGCCGATCTGTCCGACATGGTCTTCAAAGAGACCAAAGGGAAGATCAAGCCCACCGTGAGCTGCGGCGGCGGCACGGTCTACATCCCCGACGGAGACGGCGTCACCTGCGACGCGACCGACCCGAAGACGAAGAAGAAGGGCACGATCGACGCCGACCTCAACGGAGGCACCCTCCACTGGAAGCTGAAGGGGCTCTGAGCCGACCGGAGGGGCGCGACGCGCACGTTCGCCTTCGTGTCGCGCTCCTCGTCGTTTTTCCCCTCGTCGTCGGGGCCGCGACCTACGTCGTGCGAGAAGAGCCCATCGTCGTGCTCGACGCCCTCGGGCGCGCCCTTCTCGGCCGCGAGCGCTTCGGCGCGGCGTGGGCCTCCCTCGCCGTGGCGACGAGGCCCCTCCGCGAGGCCATCGGGCCCGTCGTGCTCGGGCACCTCGCCGACGCGATGCTCGCGGTCGCCACGGCCGGGTTCGTCGACACGACGGAGGGGGAGTCCTCCCTCGCGAGGCGCCTCGGGTTTCAAGCGGGGGGCGCAGGTCTCCTCGTCGGCCTGGAGGTGCTGCAAGGGCCCCTCGGTTTCGGCACGTTCGACCCGTGGGACGTGGTCACGCTGCTCCTGTCGGCCGGCGTGGTCGTGGGCGCGCGAGAGGGGATGCGCCGGCGCGCGGCTTTGGTGTAGAGTGCAACCATGAGCCTGTCGCTTCGCACCGTGAGCCTCACCGACTTCACGAGCCCCGATCCGAAGGCCAAGGCCTTCTTCGTGGCGGAGCTCGGGGCCGGCATCCGCGAGCTCGGGTTCGTCTCGGTCGCGGGCGCGAGCCTCCCCGAGGGCCTCGTCGACGCGACGTACGCCGCCATCCGAGACTTCTTCGCGCTCCCGCTCGAGCAGAAGCGCGCGTGCGAGCTGCCCGCCTCGAACGGAAACCGCGGCTACGTGACGTTCGGGAAGGAGCACGCGAAGGATCGCAAGGTGAGCGATCTGAAAGAGTTCTTCCACGTGGGGCGCGAGCTCCCGGAGCTCGGCGACGGGGGAAAAAACGCCTTCCCGGCGGAGCTCCCGCAGTTCCGCGAGACGACCACCCGGCTCTACGAGGCCCTCGACTCCGTGGCCCGCGAGCTGCTCGTCGCCTTGGCGCTCCACTTCGGCGAGCGGGGCGACGCGATCGCCGACATGGCACGCGGTGGAAACTCGATCTTGCGCCTCATCCACTACCCGCGCCTCCAAGACCTCTACGTCCCAGGGGCCGTTCGGGCGGCGGAGCACGAGGACATCAACCTCATCACGCTCCTCCCCGAAGCGACGACGAGCGGGCTCGAGATCCTCACCCGCGACGGGCGGTGGCTCGCCGTCGAGACGCCGAAGGGGCACCTCGTGGTCGACTCGGGCGACATGCTCGCGCGCATCACGGGCGGGCTCGTGCCGGCGACGACCCACCGCGTGGTCAACCCGAGCCGCCCCGAGGACGACGTGCCCAGGTACTCGATGCCGTTCTTCACGCACCCGCGCCCCGACGTGTCCCTCGGGCTCCTGCCGTTCGCCGCGAAGCACCCCGACGCGAAGCCCGCGAGCGACATCACCGCGCACGCGTTCCTCACCGAGCGGCTCACCGCCCTCGGCCTCGTCAAGAGCGGCTGACCGACCGCGGGGTCAGCCCGCCGCGAGAGGCCGACGGGCGACGAAATACCTCATGATACCAGTGTGTTACATACTCTGCAGCGAGGGTCGAGCCCCCGAGGCTCAGGCCGCGACGACGTTTCGCATGGCGGCGATCGCGTCGACCTGCCCCATGACGATGAGCGTGTCCCCGACCTCGAGGACGAGGCCCGGCTCGGGGTTGTAGACGAAGCCCTCGTCGCGGCGCTTCACCGCGATGACGAGCAGGCCCGACTCGCGGCGCACGAGGGTCTCGGAGAGCGCCTTGCCCACGCACGTCGAGCAAGGATCGACCGAGAGCTCCTCGAGGCGAAGGCCGCGGTTGTCGCGGAACATCTTGTCGAAAAACTCGTTCACCCTGGGGCGCAAGAGCTCCGACGCGATCCGCCGACCGCCGATCTGGGTCGGGCTCACCACGCTCGAGGCGCCGGCCTTCAGCATCTTCGCCTCGGTCGGATCCTCGACCACCTTCGAGACGATGCGGGCCGTCGGGTTGAGGCTGCGGGCCGAGAGCGTGACGAACACGTTGTCGCGATCGTCGGTGAGGGCGGCCACCACGCCGCGCGCGCGCTTCACCCCCGCGCGGAGGAGGGCGTGGTCGTCGGTCGCGTCGCCGAGGACGTAGAGCATTTCGCCGCCGCACAGCTCCTCGGAGATGCGCTTCACGTGGGCCTCGTTCTTCTCGATGACCACGAAGGGCGTTCGGGTGAGAAAGAGCTCCTCGATCACGTGGCGGCCCGTCGCCCCCGCCCCGGCCACGACGATATGGCCGCTCAAGCGCTCGATATCTTTCATCATTTTCCGTTTCCTGAAGACGTCGCCGAACGCCCCCTCGAACACGAGCACGGTCACGTTCGACTGGGCGTACGCGACCGCGCCGACGCCGAACGCCACGACGAGCACGGTGAGCGCCCTCGCCCCGGGCACCTCGTGCATGTGCGGGAGCTCGCCGAACCCCACCGTAGTGACGGTGATGGCCGTCATGTAGACGCACTCCCCGTACGTCCAACGCCCGTGGCCGAGCAGCCAGTACCCGAGCCCGCCGAGCAAGAGGAGGCCGGCGAGGATCGCGGTCGCACCGATGAGGCTGCGAATGGGGGGCGACACTCACCGATCTTGGTGCCGACGTGGCCATCGTGGCAACTTTTGCGGGGAGCCGCTCGGCCCCCGCCGAGGAGTGGACCTTCGTTCAGGCCGCGCTCTCGCCCTCGGTCAGGGCTGCCCGGAGCGCCCCGCCGAGCTCCGGGTAACAGAAGGAAAAGCCCGAATCGAGGAGCTTCTTCGGGACGGCGTTCTGGCCCGTCAAGACGACGCTCGCGCCCCCACCCACCACGGCGCGGAGCGCGAACCCGGGCACGCGGAAGAACGCAGGGCGCCCAAGCGCCGCGCCGAGCTCCTTCGCGAAGTGGTTCATCGAGACCGGCGTGGGCGCCGTCACGTTGAAGGGCCCCTCGAAGCCCGGGGTGTCGAGCGCGAAGAGCAGCGCGCGAACGGCGTCGTCGACGGCGATCCAAGGCAACATTTGCCGACCGTTCCCGAGCGGCCCGCCGAGCCCGAGCTTGAACACCGGGAGCATTTGCGCGAGCGCTCCGCCGCCCGAGCCGAGCACGACGCCGATGCGCGCGCGCGAGACGCGGACTCCGGCGGACTCGGCCGCGGACGTGGACGCTTCCCATTCGGCGCACATGTGGGCGAGCACGTCGTCACCCTCGGGGCTCGACTCGTCGCACGTGCGGTCGTCGTCTCGGAAGCCGTAGTACCCGACCGCCGACGCCGAGACGAGCGTGCCCGACCCACGGGCCGCGAGCGCCTCGGAGATGAGGGCCGTCGGGAGGACGCGGCTGTCGCGGCACGTGCGGAGGTGCTCGTCGCTCCAGCGTCGATCCATGATGCCCGCGCCGGCGAGGTGGATCACAGCGTCGGCCGCGGCGACCTCGTCGAGCCACGGGCCCTTCTGCTCGGGCGTCCAGACGACCTGCCGAACCTTGCCCGAGCCCCCGGCGCGGCGGCTGAGGACCGTCACGTCGTCGCCCCGCCGGCCGAGGGCCGCGACGAGCCGCTCACCGATGAAACCCGTCCCGCCCGTCACGAGGATCTTCATGGGCCTTTCGATGCCAGATGCCCCGAACGGGCGTCAAGGTGATGTACGCTCGGAGGATTGGCCATGGCGAACCGAACGAACCTCCTCGCCCTCGTGGGTGCGGCCGCAATCGCCTCCGCGGTCGCGTGCGGCACGAAAGACGTGCACGAGGCCGAAGCCCGCGGCGACGTCGCGTTCCTCGAGAAGAGCACCGCGGCCGAGTCGACCGCCGCCCTCGGGAGGCTCGCCGCGAAAAACCCGAAGGCGCTCGCCCTCGTCGATAGCCGCGCCCGCGAAGGCGACGTGAACGCGTACATCGCCGCGTGGCAAGGTCACACGCGGGGGGAGAGCTGGCCCGCGCCGCTCTTCCGGGCAGCCCTCGGCGACCCGGCACGCGCGACGGTCGCGCAATCGGCACTCCCTCGTAAAGACCCGAAAACAGTCGAGTTTCTACCCGACCTCGAGGCCGCGATGTCCCGCGCGACGAGCCCCGCCGACGCGGCCCGGCTCGGGGCGCTCGTGGCGAGCTTCGGGGCACCGTCGAAGGCCGTGGTCCTGCGCGCGCTCGCGAAGCCCAAGTCGCGCACGGCGATGTGCCAAGCCCTGGCGTCCCCCGACGCGAGCCCCGAGGCGCTCGCGTCGTTCCGAAGCGCCCCGCCCGAGCATCGCGACGACGTGGAGTGCGCGAGCCTCGCGGCGAAGCGCTCCGAGACGGACGACGACATGGCGACGTGGCTCGGCCAAGAGGCCGAGCAGGGCCTGCTCGTCACGGCGTCCAAGCGCGGCCTCCCCTGCCCACGCGCCACGTTCGTCTGGGAAAAGGCGCTCGCGGCGCGGCCGCTCGATGCGCACGCGCAGCTCACGTCCGAGCTCACGTCCACCATCCTGCGATGCGCGGACACGATGGACGCGGCCCTCCCGAAGGCCATGGCCACGTCGGACACGGCGCGCGCGTGGGTGGTCGCGGCGCTCGATCCCGACGACCGCAACCTCACCCGGCTGCCGAGGACGTGCGTCGCCATGAAGGCCGTGGCCGCGGGAGGACCGGGCACGTCGGTCCGCACACGCGAGCGCGCACGCGACACCGTGGCGCGCGGATGCGACAAGGTGCTCGGCGCGGCTCAGCCGCCGAGGTAGGCCTTCTGGATTTCGGGGTCGTCCGCGAGCACCCGAGATTTTCCCTCGAGCGCGACCTCGCCCGTCCTGAGCACGTAGGCACGCTCGCTCGAGCCGAGGGCCATGCGGGTGTTCTGCTCGACCACGAGCACCGTGACGCCGCTCTTGGCGATCGTACGGATCGCCTTGAAAATCTGGGCCGCCAGCTTGGGCGCGATGCCGAGGGACGGCTCGTCGAGGAGGAGCATCTCGGGGCGCGCCATCATGGCCCGGCCGATCGCGAGCATCTGCTGCTCGCCGCCCGAGAGCGTGCCGCCCTCTTGGGTCATGCGCTCGCCGAGGCGAGGAAAGAGCTCGACCACGTCGGAGATGGTCTCCTTCATGGTGGTCGGATCGCGGTGAAGGTACGCGCCGAGCTCGAGGTTCTCGCGGACGGTGAGGTTCGGGAAGATCGCGCGCCCCTCCGGCACGAGCGACAACCCCCGCTCGACCATCTCTTCGGTGGGGACGCGGGTGACGTCCTCGCCGTGGAAATGAACGCTGCCACCGGCGAGGGGGAGGAGCCTCGCGATGGTCTTCAGGGTCGTGGTCTTGCCCGCGCCGTTGGCCCCGATGATCGCGACCACCTCGCCCGGCATCACGCGGAGCGAGACGCCCTTGAGCGCCTTGATGCCGCCGTAGGCCACGCGCACGTCGCGGAGCTCGAGCAGGGGTGTGCCCTCGGGGAGCTTCTTCGCGGCCCGCGTCGGGTGTTTAACCCGCATCGCTCACCTCCGCGTCGGCCTTCTTGGTGGCGGCGTCGGGTGGGCTCGCGTCGTCGTCGTCGCCGCCGAGGTAGGCCGCGAGCACCTTGGGGTGGTTCTGGATCTCGGAGGGTGTGCCGTGGGCGATCGTCTCGCCGTGATCGAGCACGTGGATCTCTTCGCAGACGCCCATGACGACCTGCATGTTGTGCTCGACCAGCACGACGGTGATGTCGAACGTGTCGCGGAGCCAGCGGATCTGCGTCTTCAGGCCCTCGGCCTCGCCGTAGTTCATGCCGGCGGCGGGCTCGTCCAAGAGGAGCAGCTTCGGCTTCAACATCATGGCCCGCGCGATCTCGAGCCTGCGCTGGTTTCCGTACGGGAGCGACGTGGAGGGCTCGTCGGCCGCGTCGGCCAGGCCGAACACGTCGAGCAGCTCCATGGCCCGCTCTTGCATGAGGTGCTCGTCCTCGTAGTGCACGGGCGTACGAAGGAGCGCCGCCGTGAGGTGCGCGCGCTTCTGGAGCTCGCACGCGACGAGCAGGTTCTCGAGCACCGTGAGCTGCGTGAAGAGCCGGATGTTCTGGAACGTGCGCGCGATGCCGACCTCGGCGATCTTGGCCGGCGCGAGCGGGAACAGATCGCTCGCGCCGAAGCGGATCGAGCCCGTGTCGTGTTTGTAGACCCCGGTGACGAGGTTGAAGACGGTGGTCTTGCCGGCCCCGTTCGGCCCGATGAGCCCGAAGATGCGCCCCTTCGCGACGGTGAACGACACGTCGCTCACGGCCTTGAGGCCGCCGAAGCTCTTCGACACGTTCGTGAGGACGAGATCGCTCACGTGGCCCCCGCGTCGCCCGGGACACTCGCCCCTTCGTCAGGGGGAGGCGCATCCGAAGCGCTTGATTTCACTTCCTTTTTTGACGTATCTGGCGGAGGTGGGGCCGGCGGCTTGGGGCCACGGGCGCGCGCCTTTTGGAACAGCTCCCGCTCGCCGAGCAGGCCCTCGGGTCGCCAGATCATGAGCGCGATGAGCACACCCGCGTAGAGGATCATGCGGAGCGCGTTGAGGTCGAGCCACGCGGCCTGCCGCTTCAGCTCTTGGACCGCGCTCGTCGACTGGACGGCCTCGATCGCCTTGATGGTGAACGTGATGAGCACGCCGCCGATGGCCGAGCCCGTCACGCTCCCCGAGCCCCCGAGGATGACCATGGTGATGGCGTCGAACGAGGCTTGGAAATTGTAGTTGTCGGGCTGGACGGTGGGCGTGCCGTCGCGGTTCATCGCCATGAGGCCACCCGCGATGCCGGCGCCCACCGCAGCGATGACGAAGCTCCGAACCTTGTAGCGGGTCGGGTCGACGCCGACGGCCGCCGCGGCGATCTCGTCCTCGCGGAGGGCGCGGAGGGCTCGCCCCCAACCCGAGAATTTGAGGCGGTACGCGAGCAGACCGAGCAGGAGCGCGAGGCCGAAGACCCAAAACGGACCGGCGTAGAGCGGTACCCCTTGGTTCTTCGGGCCGGCGTAGCCGTTCTGACCGCCGAGGCTCGTGATGGCCACCGAGAGCATGTGGAAGAAGGGGCCGACGACGCCGTCTTTGCCGATCTTGGACGCGGCCTCGCCGATCGACTCCTTGTCGCCGAGCTGGGCGGTGGCGATGAGGAGCCTGAAGATTTCGGCGAAACCGAGCGTGACGATGGCGAGGTAGTCGCCCTTGAGGCGGAGGCTCGGGAGACCGACGAGGTAGCCGAAGAGGCCCGCGATCGCGGCCGAAGCGACGAGCGCGACGGGCACCACGACGAAGCTCTTGGCGAAGGTGGGCTCGCCCCCGCCCATGGCCTCGTGGAGGTGCGCGCTCACGACCGCGCTCGTGTACCCTCCGAGGCCGACGAACCCCGCGTGGCCGATCGAGAACTGGCCCGCCATGCCGTTGATGACGTTGAGCGACAGCGCCACGAGGACGTTGCACGCGGCGAGCATGAGGAGCTGGCGGATCGAGCTGTCGGGGACGATGCGGTCGAGGGTGAAGTCGAGCACGAGCACGACCACGAGCGCCGCGGCGGCCATGGCCATGCCACGCCCTCTCGACCTCACGACCGGACCCTTGCCCGCCTTGGGCTTCCCCGACGCCTGCTCCATCCGCGGACGGCTCTTACCACGAACCCGAGGGGAACGGCCGAGGCATCACTTCACGACGCGCAGGTACGGAGGCAGCTCGCGTTTCGGTTTTCCGCCCGGAGCGGGGCGCGGGACCGGAGGCGGCTCGGCGGGGCGCGGGTCGGCGCCGTCGAAGAGGCCGACCTGCTCGGGGGCCTTGCGAGGGGGCTCGGGCGCGGGCTTCGCGGCGGCGGGAGCTTTTTTGGCGGCCTTGGCCGGCGCGGGCTCCGGCGCGGCTTCGGCGGCCTTCTTGGTGCGAGCCTTCTTGGCGGGCTTCGTCGTGGCCTTCGCCTCGGCGCCCTCCGCGCTCTTCGCCGCGCGCGCCCGCTTCGTGGGCGGCTCGGCCTGGGCAGCCGTTTTCTCTTTTTCTTTCGAGGGCTTAGCCGACGCCTTTTTCGCCTTCTTCGGGGCCTTCTCGGCCTCGCTCGGGGCCTCGGCGACGGGCTCGGGCGTCGGCGCTTGGGCCGCCTCGGGGGCGGGCTCGTCGTCCTTCACGACGCGGAGAGCCGCGCGGCGCGGCGCTTGGGCTTGGGCCTGCGCTTGCGCCTCGACGAGCTCGCGGGGACGTCGTCCGGCCAGACCATGCCTTGGCCGTTCTCGTCGGTCAGGGCGAACACGGCACCCCAGGGAATCACGCAGAAGAACGGCGTTCGGTTGAAGCTGAGCGTGCAGCTCATGCCGCTGTCGTCGAACGTGAGGTCGCGGATGGGCACCGCCATGTTGAGGCCCACCTGGAGCACGAGCTTCGGCTCGCGCTTGAACCCCGCCGGCGTCACGACCCCTTCGCGGCGCGGGTCGAGGTACACGAAGACGCTCGAGCGCTCGATGAGGGCGAGGGCCACGTCCTTCTTCGGGGGCAGAGGCGACGTCATCCGGCCGGCTCATAGCGCGGGGCCGGGCCGGGCGCCAGAATGAAAGGCGCGCGG
The DNA window shown above is from Myxococcales bacterium and carries:
- a CDS encoding potassium channel protein yields the protein MSPPIRSLIGATAILAGLLLLGGLGYWLLGHGRWTYGECVYMTAITVTTVGFGELPHMHEVPGARALTVLVVAFGVGAVAYAQSNVTVLVFEGAFGDVFRKRKMMKDIERLSGHIVVAGAGATGRHVIEELFLTRTPFVVIEKNEAHVKRISEELCGGEMLYVLGDATDDHALLRAGVKRARGVVAALTDDRDNVFVTLSARSLNPTARIVSKVVEDPTEAKMLKAGASSVVSPTQIGGRRIASELLRPRVNEFFDKMFRDNRGLRLEELSVDPCSTCVGKALSETLVRRESGLLVIAVKRRDEGFVYNPEPGLVLEVGDTLIVMGQVDAIAAMRNVVAA
- a CDS encoding branched-chain amino acid ABC transporter permease, with product MAMAAAALVVVLVLDFTLDRIVPDSSIRQLLMLAACNVLVALSLNVINGMAGQFSIGHAGFVGLGGYTSAVVSAHLHEAMGGGEPTFAKSFVVVPVALVASAAIAGLFGYLVGLPSLRLKGDYLAIVTLGFAEIFRLLIATAQLGDKESIGEAASKIGKDGVVGPFFHMLSVAITSLGGQNGYAGPKNQGVPLYAGPFWVFGLALLLGLLAYRLKFSGWGRALRALREDEIAAAAVGVDPTRYKVRSFVIAAVGAGIAGGLMAMNRDGTPTVQPDNYNFQASFDAITMVILGGSGSVTGSAIGGVLITFTIKAIEAVQSTSAVQELKRQAAWLDLNALRMILYAGVLIALMIWRPEGLLGERELFQKARARGPKPPAPPPPDTSKKEVKSSASDAPPPDEGASVPGDAGAT
- a CDS encoding isopenicillin N synthase family oxygenase — encoded protein: MSLSLRTVSLTDFTSPDPKAKAFFVAELGAGIRELGFVSVAGASLPEGLVDATYAAIRDFFALPLEQKRACELPASNGNRGYVTFGKEHAKDRKVSDLKEFFHVGRELPELGDGGKNAFPAELPQFRETTTRLYEALDSVARELLVALALHFGERGDAIADMARGGNSILRLIHYPRLQDLYVPGAVRAAEHEDINLITLLPEATTSGLEILTRDGRWLAVETPKGHLVVDSGDMLARITGGLVPATTHRVVNPSRPEDDVPRYSMPFFTHPRPDVSLGLLPFAAKHPDAKPASDITAHAFLTERLTALGLVKSG
- a CDS encoding ABC transporter ATP-binding protein, whose amino-acid sequence is MSDLVLTNVSKSFGGLKAVSDVSFTVAKGRIFGLIGPNGAGKTTVFNLVTGVYKHDTGSIRFGASDLFPLAPAKIAEVGIARTFQNIRLFTQLTVLENLLVACELQKRAHLTAALLRTPVHYEDEHLMQERAMELLDVFGLADAADEPSTSLPYGNQRRLEIARAMMLKPKLLLLDEPAAGMNYGEAEGLKTQIRWLRDTFDITVVLVEHNMQVVMGVCEEIHVLDHGETIAHGTPSEIQNHPKVLAAYLGGDDDDASPPDAATKKADAEVSDAG
- a CDS encoding ABC transporter ATP-binding protein; translated protein: MRVKHPTRAAKKLPEGTPLLELRDVRVAYGGIKALKGVSLRVMPGEVVAIIGANGAGKTTTLKTIARLLPLAGGSVHFHGEDVTRVPTEEMVERGLSLVPEGRAIFPNLTVRENLELGAYLHRDPTTMKETISDVVELFPRLGERMTQEGGTLSGGEQQMLAIGRAMMARPEMLLLDEPSLGIAPKLAAQIFKAIRTIAKSGVTVLVVEQNTRMALGSSERAYVLRTGEVALEGKSRVLADDPEIQKAYLGG
- a CDS encoding TIGR01777 family protein is translated as MKILVTGGTGFIGERLVAALGRRGDDVTVLSRRAGGSGKVRQVVWTPEQKGPWLDEVAAADAVIHLAGAGIMDRRWSDEHLRTCRDSRVLPTALISEALAARGSGTLVSASAVGYYGFRDDDRTCDESSPEGDDVLAHMCAEWEASTSAAESAGVRVSRARIGVVLGSGGGALAQMLPVFKLGLGGPLGNGRQMLPWIAVDDAVRALLFALDTPGFEGPFNVTAPTPVSMNHFAKELGAALGRPAFFRVPGFALRAVVGGGASVVLTGQNAVPKKLLDSGFSFCYPELGGALRAALTEGESAA